A stretch of Arachis hypogaea cultivar Tifrunner chromosome 15, arahy.Tifrunner.gnm2.J5K5, whole genome shotgun sequence DNA encodes these proteins:
- the LOC112750808 gene encoding GDSL esterase/lipase At3g27950: MDCRRTKHVTRHLCLILCVLSSWSLVQEALGGGNNNKCWFPAIYNFGDSNSDTGAVSAAFTSVQPPNGETFFGTLSGRASDGRLIIDFITEELKLPYVSAYLNSVGSNYRHGANFATGGSSILPGGYSPFHLGLQVSQFIQFKSHTNILFNQLSDNGTDPPLKSGLPRPEEFSKAIYTIDIGQNDLAFGIQHGSMEQVRRSIPDILSQYSQSAQQLYNEGARVFWIHNTGPIGCLPYSYIYYEPKKGNIDANGCVKPHNELALEFNRQLKNQVFQLRKKLPLAKFTYVDVFKAKYQLISTAKSQGFVPPLEFCCGSFYGYHINCGKKAVVNGTVYGNPCKNPSQHVSWDGIHYSQAANQWVAKRILYGSFSDPPIPIGQACF, from the exons ATGGATTGTAGGAGAACCAAACATGTAACAAGGCAtttgtgtttgattctctgtGTGTTATCATCATGGTCATTGGTTCAAGAAGCCTTAGGTGGTGGAAACAATAATAAGTGTTGGTTCCCTGCAATATACAACTTTGGGGACTCAAACTCAGACACTGGAGCCGTATCTGCAGCATTCACTAGTGTTCAACCTCCCAATGGTGAAACCTTCTTTGGCACTCTCTCAGGAAGAGCCTCCGATGGCCGTCTCATCATTGATTTCATAA CTGAAGAATTGAAGCTTCCATACGTAAGTGCATATTTGAACTCGGTTGGGTCAAATTATAGGCATGGGGCAAACTTTGCAACAGGAGGTTCTTCAATTCTTCCGGGTGGTTATAGTCCTTTCCATCTTGGCCTTCAAGTTTCTCAGTTCATACAGTTCAAGTCACATACCAACATTCTCTTCAATCAGCTCTCTGACAACG GGACAGATCCACCTTTGAAAAGTGGTCTTCCAAGGCCTGAGGAATTCTCCAAGGCAATATACACCATTGATATTGGACAAAATGACCTTGCCTTTGGAATCCAACATGGTTCAATGGAACAAGTTAGAAGGTCTATTCCTGATATCTTGAGCCAATACTCCCAATCAGCTCAA CAACTATACAATGAAGGGGCAAGAGTGTTCTGGATTCATAACACAGGTCCAATTGGATGCTTACCATACAGTTACATTTACTATGAGCCTAAGAAGGGTAACATTGATGCAAATGGATGTGTGAAACCACACAATGAGCTTGCTTTGGAATTTAACAGGCAACTCAAGAACCAAGTATTTCAGCTAAGGAAAAAGCTCCCTCTAGCTAAATTCACATATGTTGATGTGTTCAAAGCAAAATACCAACTAATCAGCACTGCAAAGAGCCAAG GTTTTGTTCCTCCATTAGAGTTCTGTTGTGGTAGCTTCTATGGTTACCATATAAATTGTGGGAAGAAAGCTGTAGTAAATGGCACAGTTTATGGGAATCCATGCAAAAATCCTTCTCAACATGTTAGTTGGGATGGCATACATTACTCTCAAGCAGCAAATCAATGGGTTGCTAAACGCATTCTCTATGGCTCCTTCTCTGATCCACCAATTCCAATTGGGCAGGCTTGTTTCTGA